The sequence below is a genomic window from Draconibacterium halophilum.
TTTATGTATTCCGTCAAAGTCCCTTTTTCAGAAAGGTCTTCTAATACTTGAGCGTATTTTTCTTTACCGGTTAATTCCAGCAACAATCCGTTTATTTCAACCCAGGCTGGTAATGCCTGAATATTTTTAAAACCCTCACTTTTTTTATTTAAAAATTGATCGTATTCGTTTTCAAATGCCTGTAAATCAAATGCTGGATTTTGCGACTCAAACTGGGTTACAAAAGTAAAAAGGGTTTCAAAGGGCCCATAATTATTACTATACTGTTGTGTTACAGTTGTATTGCCGGTTAATATACGTTCCGATTTTTTTGATGGGAAGTGATTTTTGTAATTGCATGAAACAAGTGCAAAAAAAAGAAAAACATAAATTAGTTTAGGATTCATTTGTAGCTACTTTTCAGCTTATTAACATTGATCGGTTCGAAGTGTTCAATAGAATGACGAATAAAAATTTATTGAAATTTGATTTGCTTTATAAGAATTAATTTCCATAACTTTGTCGCATTCAAATAAATGAAAACTAAAAATGAATAACTCAATTAATATCGCCGTCACCAATTGCCGACCGTTCTAAGGTTGGCCCATAGAGATTATTCAATTAGTTAATTCATTTATTTCCATATTTTTACCATGTTACTCAAAAGAGCAAATGTTTTGTCTTTACAACAACTAAAAGACATCGATTTTAAAGAATTATGGGTCGATGTAAAAGAAGCAATTGGAGGTACCGAGCGAGATTTCACTAAAAGCAGCCTCGGCAAAGCTATTTTTATTCTGGCTATTCCTATGGTGCTGGAAATGATCATGGAATCCGTATTCGCCGTAGTTGATATCTTTTTTGTTTCGAAATTAGGCGCCGATGCTGTGGCAACGGTTGGACTCACCGAATCTGTAATGACCATTGTTTACGCCATTGGCATAGGACTTAGCGTAGCAACTACTGCACTTGTTTCAAGAAGAATTGGAGAGAAAAATAAAAAACAAGCCGGTGTTGTAGCTTTTCAGTCCATGCTGGTAGGCTTTATATTTTCAGTTTGTATTGCCATTCCCGGCGTTTTATTTGCCGCCGATTTTTTAAAACTAATGGGCGCAACTGATACGATGGCTGAGGAAGGTTACCTCTTCCCTGCCATCATGTTTGGCGGTAATGCCGTAATCATGCTGCTGTTTATTATTAACGCTGTTTTTCGTAGTTCCGGAGATGCAGCCATTTCCATGCGGGTGATGTGGCTGGCCAATATTATCAATATTATTCTCGACCCATTACTTATTTTTGGATACGGTCCTTTCCCTGAAATGGGACTGACAGGAGCAGCTGTTGCGACTACCATTGGTCGCGGATTGGCAGTATTGTACCAGTTTTATTTATTGTTTAGCGGACACCACCGAATAAGGCTTTACTGGCACAGTTTGAAAGTACGTTTTAATGTAATGTTGAAACTGGTGAAAATATCAGGTGGAGGAATATTGCAAAACCTTATTGCAACGTCGAGTTGGATTTTTCTCGTACGTATTATTGCTGTTTCCGGCCCGGAAGCACTTGCCGGCTATACCATTGCCATTCGTATAATAATTTTCGCGCTGCTTCCTGCATGGGGACTTAGCAATGCAGCATCAACACTTGTTGGGCAAAACCTTGGTGCCAATCAGCCCGAGCGTGCTGAACGATCAGTATGGATAACCGGCTATGTAAATATGATTTTTATGGGCCTTATGGGAATAATACTGGCTGTTTTCCCTGAGTTCTGGATAAAACTATTTATTGGCGAAACTGCCGTAATTGACAATGGTACACTGGCGCTGCGTGTGATTAGTATTGGTTTCCTGTTTTATGCGCTGGGAATGGTTTTGATGCAAGGTTTTAATGGCAGCGGCGATACTATTACCCCTTCAAAAATCAATTTTGTAAGCTTCTGGTTGTTCGAGATACCACTGGCCTATTTCCTGGCAATTGTGCTAAATATGGGCTTGTTTGGTGCCAGTTTGTCGATTGTAATAGCAGAATCTTTTTTGGCGATCACCGCATTGTATTTATTCCGAAAAGGAAAATGGAAACAACGAAAAGTGTAAATTTATCAATTAAGCCTTTTGATCATGAAAAAACAACTACTTCCTGTTTCGATTGAAAACTACATTAAGGAGAATGGAATTTCACTTAACGAGCTTGCGCGGGTTATAACAGTGCACAAGGAACGTTATATTATTCAGGGCGGTACTTCAGTATTTAAAGCCGAAATAACGGGTAATATCCGGTTTGCAGCGCAATCAGGTGCTGATTTCCCGACAGTTGGCGACTGGGTTCGCTTTACACCTATGGACGACGAGAATGCGATCATTCTTGAAATCTTTCCCCGATTCTCAAAACTCGAACGCCAGGCTGTTGGTAAGCATGGCGATATACAGCTTATTGCAGCCAATGTTGACGTGGCATTTATTGTACAAGCTGTTGGTCACGATTACAACCCGAATCGTTTAGAAAGATATCTGGCAGTTTGTTATGCCGGCAATATTCAACCGGTATTGGTCCTTTCAAAGACTGATTTAATTGAGGAAAGCGAATGTAAAGAACTACTCGACGATGTTAAAAAACGGATTAAGAATATTAAAACAATTGCTTTAAGCAACGAAACAAAACAAGGTTTTGATCTTTTGAAAAAGGAACTCGAAGCATTTAAAACCTATTGTTTTCTTGGCTCATCAGGCGTTGGTAAATCAACAATTATAAATCATCTGCTTGATAAGGAAGTTCTCGAAACACGTTCCATTAGCGAAAGTACCAGCAAAGGCAGGCATACAACCAGTCATCGTGAGTTGTTTGTTTTGGAGAATGATAGTATTGTAATTGACACACCGGGGATGCGCGAATTGGGAGTTACAGACTCATCCGATGCTTTAGAAATGACCTTTGATGCTATTTCTGAACTAACTTCAGAATGTAAATTTAGTGATTGCAACCACAGCAATAAAACGGGATGTGCAGTATTAGCAGCCATTGAAAGTGGCGAATTAAGTGAAGAAGTCTACCAAAATTACATGAAACTAAAACGCGAACAGGAGTATTTTAGCAGCACAGTGTACGAAAAACGGCAGCGTGATAAAGAGTTTGGAAAAATGATAAAATTGGTGCTAAGCGAAAAAAAGCGTTCAAAACCAAGATAGCAATTGAACAATAAAGCCTACTTATTCATTCTTTTTAACGAACCAATACTTACGTATTTATGAAGAAATTTGCAATTGAAATTAAATGGGCCATTTTATTTGCCGTCATTCAGTTAGTGTGGATGTTTGGAGAAAGAATAGCCGGGCTTCACGATGAGAATATCTCAAAGCACGCCATTGTAACCAACTTCTTCGCCATTGTAGCAGTTGTTGTTTATGTAGTTGCTCTACTCGACAAACGAAAGAATTCTTTTAATGGAAAAATGACCTGGATTCAGGGGTTTATAAGCGGGTTAATCATTACTTTGGGTGTTACAATACTTACTCCTCTTACTCAATATCTAACTATTGAAGTTATCACACCGCATTATTTCGAGAATATGATTGACTATGCTGTTGCAAATGGTTTGAAATCTCAGGAAGAAGCTGAAGCTTACTTTAATCTAAGAAGTTATATGATACAAAGTATAATCTTCGCCCCTGTAATGGGAATAGTAACTTCGGCAATCATTGCAATTTTTACCCGGAAAAAATAAGGTTTTATGCAGCGCTCAAAAACCGTACAAGAATATATTCTGAATTCCCAATCGAGGCAGGATATTTTAATGGTTCTCCGCGATTTGCTAAAATCCACTGAACTTTCAGAAACCATAAAATGGGGAGCTCCGTGTTACACTGTTAATGGAAAAAATGTTATCGGCCTTGGTGTTTTTAAAGAACACGTGGCTATTTGGTTCTTTCAGGGGCATTGTTAAAAGACGAAGCAAAAGTACTTTTTAATGCACAAAACGATAAAACCAAAGCATTGCGGCAGTGGCGTTTTGTAACTGTCGACGATATTGATGCGGAAAAAATTATAGCCTATGCAAACGAAGCAATCGCCAATGAAAAGCAAAATAGAAGAGTTAAAGTCAACCGAAATAAAAAGCTAATCATTCCGCCCGAATTGGAAGAAGTCCTTAATCAGGATAATCATTTAAAGCTTTCATTTCAGGAATTCTCGCCGGGTAAACAACGCGAATTTGCTGATTATATCGCACATGCAAAACAGGCGAAAACCAAACAGTCGAGGTTGAAAAAGATCATTCCAATGATAAATCAAAACATTGGGTTAAACGATAAGTACCGGAATTGTTAATGGTTATCGAGAATTGTTTTTAATTTCATCATATAAAAATGTAATGTACTATGCGATTATCGATTACACTACTATTTCTATTTATGACCAATCTGCTTTCTGCTCAAAATTCAAAACTTACGTTCGATCAAAAGAAAGTTGAATACCTGTATCATTTTGCCTACGAATGTATCGACCAGGAATATCCAAATAAAACCGGGCATGTGTTGGGTGATGACAGTTATCTGGAACCGCCACGTGTTATGCATCCTGCATTTTATGGGTGCTTCGACTGGCATTCTTCGGTGCACGGACATTGGACTTTGGTAAAGATTCTGACTGAATTTCCGGATTTTGAACACCGCGATGAGATTATAAAAAAACTAAAGAATAATATTACTGCTGAAAATATCCTGAAGGAAGTTGCCTATTTCGACGATGAACACAACAATACCTACGAACGGACTTATGGCTGGGCCTGGTTGCTAAAACTCGATGAAGCTTTGCGCGAATGGGATGATCCGGTAGCACTGGAATTGCAGGCGAACCTCTCGCCGCTGGTTAATCTGCTGTCGGGTAAATTTGGAGAATTCCTTGACAAGTTGATTTACCCCATTAGAATTGGCGAACACAGTAATATTGCTTTCGGAATGTCGTTTGCTTACGATTGGGCAAAAAAATACAATACTGCACTGGCAACTAAAATTGAAAGAAAAGCAAGAGAATATTACAGTTCTGATTGTGATTGCCCGCTAACCTGGGAGCCGGGTGGATTTGATTTTCTTTCGCCATGCTTACAGGAAGCATCGATCATGTTAAAAATACTACCTCAAAAAGAATTTAAACAGTGGCTTAAAACATTTCTGCCAAAGTTTGAAAAACACCCTGATAAATTCCTTGAAATTGCTAAAGTAACCGACCGAAGTGATGGTAAACTCGCTCACCTTGACGGCTTAAACTTTAGCCGTGCCTGGTGTTTGTTCGAAATGGGCTACGCCTTAAATAACCAAAAATTGGTAGATTTTGCAGATACCCATTTTAACTACAGTTTCGAAAAAATGGATTCCGGAGAATACGCCGGAGCGCATTGGCTGGCATCTTTTGCAACTTACGCATTAGAAAAAAGCCACAATAAATAGTTGTTTCTTATAAATCTGATTAAAATTATTCGATAAGATTGAGGTGACAAGTAATTTTAGGCAAGACATTTCGAACCCAAAAAAGTCATAAAAAAAGCCCCGACGGTACCGTCGGGGCTTCAATGTATTTCACCTAAATAATAAAGTCTTTATTTTACTTTTTCAACGATTGCTTTGAACGCCTCAGGTTGGTTCATGGCCAAATCGGCAAGTACTTTCCTGTTAATTTCAATGTCGTTCTTTTTTAACAATCCCATGAATTGTGAATACGACATTCCTTCCAATCGCGTGGCAGCATTAATACGCTGAATCCACAATGCACGGAATGTTCTCTTTTTTACTTTTCTATCGCGGTACGCAAACTGTTGACCTTTTTCCCAGGTATTTTTTGCAACCGTCCAAACGTTACTACGCGAACCGAAATAACCTCTAGTTTTTTTCAGTAATTTTTTTCTTCGGGCGCGTGATGCTACATGATTTACACTTCTTGGCATACTTTTTACTTTTTTGATAATCGGCGCCTCCCAATTTTATCGGGAATACTTTAAAGCACAATTATCTGGTTTTAACTCTTTTACCTCTCTCAATTAAAAGGTTTATTAAAGATCAATCAAAAATGATTGATTACTTCATGCACAACAAAAGTTTTACGTTGCTTTCATTTGTCTTATCGATAGTTGTCCAATAAGTCAAATTACGCTTACGCTTTTTACTTTTTTTAGTCAAAATATGACTTTTGTAGGCGTGCTTCCTTTTAATTTTACCACTTCCGGTTATTCTAAAACGCTTTTTAGCACCGGAATTCGTTTTCATTTTTGGCATAATTCCTACTAATTAAAATGTTATCAAAGAACTTTATTATATATGGTTTAACCCCAAAAACAAGTCTCGTGCGAAACTTATTTCTTTTTAGGTGAAATAAACATTGTCATTCTCTTTCCTTCCAGTTTTGGCATTTGCTCAACGGTTCCCCATTCTTCAAGTTCTGTTGCCAATCTCAGCAATAGAATTTCGCCCTGGTCTTTAAATAAGATCGACCGTCCTTTAAAGAATACAAACGCTTTCACTTTTGCTCCGTCCTGAAGGAATTTTTCAGCATGTCTTAGTTTAAACTGAAAATCGTGCTCATCAGTTTGCGGACCAAAACGTATTTCTTTTACCACAACCTTTGTGGTTTTTGCTTTCATCTCCTTTTGTTTCTTTTTCTGCTGATAAAGAAACTTCGAGTAATCAATAATTTTACAAACCGGTGGATCAGCTTTTGGTGAAATTTCTACTAAATCCAATTCCAATCCGTCGGCAATTTTTAATGCGTCTCGTAATGGATAAACTCCTGGATTTTCAATATTCTCTCCCACTAAACGAATTTGTGGCACCCTGATCTTGTGGTTAATCCGGTGTTGCGGTTCCTGCTCTCTTCGTGGCTGGAATTTTCTTCTCGGACCTCTTCTTTTAATAGCTATAATGCGTTCCTCCTTAAGTTAGTTATACAATCCTGATAATTGATCTCTTACTTCTTTATTAATAAATTCTGCGAACTCCTCCATTGTCATTATTCCTTTGTCGCCTTCGCCTTGTCGGCGCACAGCAACGGAATCCGACTCTGCTTCTTTTTCTCCTACAATCAACAGATAAGGAATTCGTTTTAATTCGTTGTCTCGTATCTTCCTACCAATCTTTTCGTTACGATCATCAACAACGGTGCGAATATCGGAAATATTTAGAAATTCTGAAACTTTTTTAGCATAATCGTTATACTTTTCACTGATAGGTAATACTACCACTTGCTCTGGTGTTAGCCACAGCGGGAACTTACCTGCTGTGTGCTCAATTAACACAGCCACAAAACGTTCCATCGATCCGAAAGGTGCGCGGTGGATCATTACCGGGCGATGACGGTTATCATCGGCACCAATATATTCCAGTTCGAAACGTTCCGGAAGGTTATAATCAACCTGAATAGTTCCTAACTGCCAGCTTCGCCCCAATGCATCTTTAATCATAAAATCGAGTTTTGGGCCGTAAAATGCAGCTTCTCCCAATTCGGTAACCGTATTCAATCCTTTTTCTTCGCAAGCTTCAATAATTGCCTCTTCTGCTTTGTCCCAGTTTTCGGGCGACCCGATGTACTTTTCGGGTTTTTCGGGATCGCGCAACGAAATTTGCGCTGTATAATTTTCAAAGTTTAATGCTTTGAAAATGATAAATATAATATCGATTACTTTCTTAAACTCATCTTTCAATTGATCCGGACGACAGAAAATATGTGCATCGTCCTGCGTAAAACTGCGTACACGAGTTAAACCGTGCAACTCGCCACTTTGTTCATAACGGTAAACAGTACCAAACTCGGCCATACGCACCGGAAGGTCTTTGTACGAACGGGGCCATGCTTTGTAAATTTCGCAGTGGTGCGGGCAGTTCATCGGCTTCAGTAAGTACTCCTCTCCTTCTGCCGGTGTACTTATCGGCTGAAAAGAATCTTGTCCGTATTTTTGGTAGTGACCTGACGTTTTGTATAACTTTACATCGCCAATATGCGGTGTCATCACCTGGTCGTAACCATATTTCTTTTGCACTTTTTTCAGGAAATTCTCCAGTTGCTCCCGCAATTGTGCACCTTTTGGCAACCACAGAGGAAGTCCTTGTCCTACAGATTCTGAGAACATAAACAATTGCATTTCCTTACCAATTTTTCGGTGGTCGCGTTTTTTTGCTTCCTCCAGCATTTCCAGGTATTCCGTAAGCATTTTTGCTTTTGGAAAAGTAACACCGTAAACACGGGTAAGCATTTTATTTTTTTCGTCGCCACGCCAATATGCACCTGCAATAGCCGTTAATTTAATAGCTTTAATATAACTGGTATTTGGCAAGTGTGGCCCGCGGCACAAATCGGTAAAATTCCCCTGGTTGTACAAAGTTATAGTTCCGTCTTCCAATTCACTAATCAACTCCTGTTTCAGCTCATCGTTTTTGTTAGTGAACATGTCCAAAGCATCTTCTTTCGAAATTTCGGAGCGCACAATATTATTTTTCTGACGCGCCAATTCAAGCATTTTTTGCTCGATTTTTTGCAAGTCTTTTTCAGAAAGAACTTTTCCGTCAGGTAGATCGATATCGTAATAAAATCCTGTTTCAACAGTTGGACCAATACCAAATTTAGTACCCGGGTAAAAAACTTCAATAGCTTCAGCCATTAGGTGCGCTGAAGAGTGCCAAAAAGTTTCTTTACCTTCTCTGTCGTCCCACGTGTGCAGTTTGATGCTGGCATTGCGATCAATTTTCCGCGACAAATCCCAAACATCGCCATCAACCGAAATCGACAGCACATCTTTTGCCAGGCGGTTCGAGATCGATTTGGCAATCTCTAAACCACTAACAGGCTCTGCAAACTCGCGTACACTGTTGTCAGGAAGTGTAATTTTTATCATTTTACTGTTACTATTTTTTGTTTCAATATTGCTATTGAAATCCATCTGTTATTCCAATTGTTGTAAATCAAATACAGTCAGAAGTTTTCGTAATAAAAATCTTCTTATCCAAACCTAAATTACTTTTGCGCGGCAAAGATAATCAATCAATCCATACAATAAAGCATAGTGGACTTGCATATTGGGCAATTGTAACGTTTTTTCAACACTGCAGTGTTAAATCCCTACTTCATAAAAACCACAAACAACTTCCACCAGAATATGAAGCGCGTCCAGTACTTTCATATTGAAATATATTTATCATTTTATTGTTTAAATTAATACCAAATAGCCACATTAGATTGCATATTAATTCTTTTATCGACATTTTATTGATTTCTTTGTGACAGACAGCAATACTATCAAAAGATTATAACTTTTAAAAATATGGAGTTCAAAGATCCGGATAACTGTCAGTCTCTTGAGGAAATACGACAGGAGATTGATAAAATTGATGAGCACATAATTTTGCTTTTTGCCGAAAGACACAAATATGTTGAAGCAATTGTTCGTTTTAAAAACGACAAAAATGCAATTATTGCACAGGAACGAAAAGATGCAGTAATTCAACTACGCCGAAAGTGGGCAGAATCGAAGGGATTAAATGCCGACGTTTTTGAGCAGATTTACACCCTTTTGGTTGAAAGCAACATTAATCATGAAATGGAATTATTAAAGGAAAAAAAATAAGTAATGTATAAAGCAGACATAAAAGTAATGGATTGTACAGTTCGCGACGGGGGACTGATGAACAAGTGGCAGTTTAGCGACGATTTTGTGCGTGGTGTTTATAAGGGTTGCGTTGAGGCAGGTGTAGATTACATGGAAATTGGTTACAAAAGTAGCGAATCGGCTTTTTCGAGAGATGAAGTTGGACCATGGAAATTTTGCGATGATAAAGACTTACGTCGTGTTGTTGGCGATAACGATACGAGTTTAAAACTCTCGGCAATGGCCGACATTGGTCGCATTGATCCGGCTGACATTCCTCCTGCAAACGAAAGTCTGATTGACATGATGCGCGTTGCCTGTTACTGCCATCAGGTAGATAAAGCCATTTGGCTCGCAGAGCACTGCATGGACAAAGGTTATGAGGTTACTATAAACCTAATGGCCGTTTCGAAAGTGAATGAAGCCGACCTGGATGAAGCGTTGGCCGACTTGGCAAAATCGCGCGTACCAATAATTTATGTGGTGGACAGTTTTGGCAGTTTGTATTGCGAAAGCATTGAGAAGCTGGTAAAAAAATATGCAGCAGCAATGCCCGGTAAAGAGTTGGGTATTCATGCGCACAA
It includes:
- the rplT gene encoding 50S ribosomal protein L20; the protein is MPRSVNHVASRARRKKLLKKTRGYFGSRSNVWTVAKNTWEKGQQFAYRDRKVKKRTFRALWIQRINAATRLEGMSYSQFMGLLKKNDIEINRKVLADLAMNQPEAFKAIVEKVK
- a CDS encoding DUF1801 domain-containing protein, with protein sequence MQRSKTVQEYILNSQSRQDILMVLRDLLKSTELSETIKWGAPCYTVNGKNVIGLGVFKEHVAIWFFQGHC
- the rsgA gene encoding ribosome small subunit-dependent GTPase A, with translation MKKQLLPVSIENYIKENGISLNELARVITVHKERYIIQGGTSVFKAEITGNIRFAAQSGADFPTVGDWVRFTPMDDENAIILEIFPRFSKLERQAVGKHGDIQLIAANVDVAFIVQAVGHDYNPNRLERYLAVCYAGNIQPVLVLSKTDLIEESECKELLDDVKKRIKNIKTIALSNETKQGFDLLKKELEAFKTYCFLGSSGVGKSTIINHLLDKEVLETRSISESTSKGRHTTSHRELFVLENDSIVIDTPGMRELGVTDSSDALEMTFDAISELTSECKFSDCNHSNKTGCAVLAAIESGELSEEVYQNYMKLKREQEYFSSTVYEKRQRDKEFGKMIKLVLSEKKRSKPR
- a CDS encoding DUF2891 domain-containing protein → MRLSITLLFLFMTNLLSAQNSKLTFDQKKVEYLYHFAYECIDQEYPNKTGHVLGDDSYLEPPRVMHPAFYGCFDWHSSVHGHWTLVKILTEFPDFEHRDEIIKKLKNNITAENILKEVAYFDDEHNNTYERTYGWAWLLKLDEALREWDDPVALELQANLSPLVNLLSGKFGEFLDKLIYPIRIGEHSNIAFGMSFAYDWAKKYNTALATKIERKAREYYSSDCDCPLTWEPGGFDFLSPCLQEASIMLKILPQKEFKQWLKTFLPKFEKHPDKFLEIAKVTDRSDGKLAHLDGLNFSRAWCLFEMGYALNNQKLVDFADTHFNYSFEKMDSGEYAGAHWLASFATYALEKSHNK
- a CDS encoding chorismate mutase, with the protein product MEFKDPDNCQSLEEIRQEIDKIDEHIILLFAERHKYVEAIVRFKNDKNAIIAQERKDAVIQLRRKWAESKGLNADVFEQIYTLLVESNINHEMELLKEKK
- a CDS encoding DUF4199 domain-containing protein, which translates into the protein MKKFAIEIKWAILFAVIQLVWMFGERIAGLHDENISKHAIVTNFFAIVAVVVYVVALLDKRKNSFNGKMTWIQGFISGLIITLGVTILTPLTQYLTIEVITPHYFENMIDYAVANGLKSQEEAEAYFNLRSYMIQSIIFAPVMGIVTSAIIAIFTRKK
- a CDS encoding MATE family efflux transporter; this encodes MSLQQLKDIDFKELWVDVKEAIGGTERDFTKSSLGKAIFILAIPMVLEMIMESVFAVVDIFFVSKLGADAVATVGLTESVMTIVYAIGIGLSVATTALVSRRIGEKNKKQAGVVAFQSMLVGFIFSVCIAIPGVLFAADFLKLMGATDTMAEEGYLFPAIMFGGNAVIMLLFIINAVFRSSGDAAISMRVMWLANIINIILDPLLIFGYGPFPEMGLTGAAVATTIGRGLAVLYQFYLLFSGHHRIRLYWHSLKVRFNVMLKLVKISGGGILQNLIATSSWIFLVRIIAVSGPEALAGYTIAIRIIIFALLPAWGLSNAASTLVGQNLGANQPERAERSVWITGYVNMIFMGLMGIILAVFPEFWIKLFIGETAVIDNGTLALRVISIGFLFYALGMVLMQGFNGSGDTITPSKINFVSFWLFEIPLAYFLAIVLNMGLFGASLSIVIAESFLAITALYLFRKGKWKQRKV
- a CDS encoding YdeI/OmpD-associated family protein, translating into MVLSGALLKDEAKVLFNAQNDKTKALRQWRFVTVDDIDAEKIIAYANEAIANEKQNRRVKVNRNKKLIIPPELEEVLNQDNHLKLSFQEFSPGKQREFADYIAHAKQAKTKQSRLKKIIPMINQNIGLNDKYRNC
- the thrS gene encoding threonine--tRNA ligase translates to MIKITLPDNSVREFAEPVSGLEIAKSISNRLAKDVLSISVDGDVWDLSRKIDRNASIKLHTWDDREGKETFWHSSAHLMAEAIEVFYPGTKFGIGPTVETGFYYDIDLPDGKVLSEKDLQKIEQKMLELARQKNNIVRSEISKEDALDMFTNKNDELKQELISELEDGTITLYNQGNFTDLCRGPHLPNTSYIKAIKLTAIAGAYWRGDEKNKMLTRVYGVTFPKAKMLTEYLEMLEEAKKRDHRKIGKEMQLFMFSESVGQGLPLWLPKGAQLREQLENFLKKVQKKYGYDQVMTPHIGDVKLYKTSGHYQKYGQDSFQPISTPAEGEEYLLKPMNCPHHCEIYKAWPRSYKDLPVRMAEFGTVYRYEQSGELHGLTRVRSFTQDDAHIFCRPDQLKDEFKKVIDIIFIIFKALNFENYTAQISLRDPEKPEKYIGSPENWDKAEEAIIEACEEKGLNTVTELGEAAFYGPKLDFMIKDALGRSWQLGTIQVDYNLPERFELEYIGADDNRHRPVMIHRAPFGSMERFVAVLIEHTAGKFPLWLTPEQVVVLPISEKYNDYAKKVSEFLNISDIRTVVDDRNEKIGRKIRDNELKRIPYLLIVGEKEAESDSVAVRRQGEGDKGIMTMEEFAEFINKEVRDQLSGLYN
- a CDS encoding beta-L-arabinofuranosidase domain-containing protein, with amino-acid sequence MNPKLIYVFLFFALVSCNYKNHFPSKKSERILTGNTTVTQQYSNNYGPFETLFTFVTQFESQNPAFDLQAFENEYDQFLNKKSEGFKNIQALPAWVEINGLLLELTGKEKYAQVLEDLSEKGTLTEYIKHFILTKYVDHIYVNLFEPIEISYNHTLGGEVTFRQETSYPESGSVRLHFEMTERRYIELNIRIPEWAEGTSVTVKGVKYFTQPGTYCFIAKKWKQGDLVEIELPIEKYPVRLP
- the rpmI gene encoding 50S ribosomal protein L35 → MPKMKTNSGAKKRFRITGSGKIKRKHAYKSHILTKKSKKRKRNLTYWTTIDKTNESNVKLLLCMK
- the infC gene encoding translation initiation factor IF-3, giving the protein MIAIKRRGPRRKFQPRREQEPQHRINHKIRVPQIRLVGENIENPGVYPLRDALKIADGLELDLVEISPKADPPVCKIIDYSKFLYQQKKKQKEMKAKTTKVVVKEIRFGPQTDEHDFQFKLRHAEKFLQDGAKVKAFVFFKGRSILFKDQGEILLLRLATELEEWGTVEQMPKLEGKRMTMFISPKKK
- a CDS encoding aldolase catalytic domain-containing protein encodes the protein MYKADIKVMDCTVRDGGLMNKWQFSDDFVRGVYKGCVEAGVDYMEIGYKSSESAFSRDEVGPWKFCDDKDLRRVVGDNDTSLKLSAMADIGRIDPADIPPANESLIDMMRVACYCHQVDKAIWLAEHCMDKGYEVTINLMAVSKVNEADLDEALADLAKSRVPIIYVVDSFGSLYCESIEKLVKKYAAAMPGKELGIHAHNNMQLAMSNTVTSLINGVTMLDATLLGMGRGAGNCPIEILIAFLKNPKYRLLPLLDAIQTHVKPWQQKIDWGYHIPYLITGAMNEHPRSAMKWMDSEQKDDFVSFMKEMHDYELLE